The following are from one region of the Nymphalis io chromosome 21, ilAglIoxx1.1, whole genome shotgun sequence genome:
- the LOC126776767 gene encoding uncharacterized protein LOC126776767, with product METRTLYYIVAFSLGLSLVNADFTANCPQECKCVWASGNKQADCSHSNFHDIPKTLSTEIQILDLTNNELYEVTRHAFEDVRLINLKKLILKECKLITIHKNGLSGLAIMIELDLSKNDLKTLHAETFKETSKIRWILLNDNQIEKLENGLFNNLPFLQKVDLSNNHLVQIGVKTFMNVPKLNILRLDGNKLEHLKIDTLSALTSLSNLDVHDNPWKCDCYLQPFRNWVISKNFYTSPISCSEPAKVNGKLWKELDSSDFACRPSIIYPSTKTTLRSSDTNVTLSCQVDGNPLPEVNWVLNAQIIDGTYRYQGEIKYFVTQSNSENSKWVNLTIFDAGSSDNGEYLCVAKNAGGVEERSLTLAIAHAPPGIVAPPGMDNNMLPVLIGISCTAAILLIILVILCYYCCRRRGSEKKKDNVNGEALIEGSVIPEMEKSLITAVNPVTKPPRRYDAPLSITSTTEMSELNKTLLDNDSVFAHNDDEKRSLDFDQHTKRSQDALNVEYGRTDGRAYPPDLLSFPARAAQISPAASNASTVPDTSRLQINPVSPIHSPIYGMTTNQNLFRTLPYSRSQSPFTAPITPPVVTPRQGYVTIPRRPRVPSWSSTASTQILPSAEAQEPLYDNLGLRTTADGSSVLSLNKAGLEQQFSPMRNRPLPATPTVYPNPHPPVYYAPIEEQEPAPSPVPPPFTPTRNSISSQLSNQLSTPGPQEPVNQRMSWTAKNTSTPQTEPRKQLVNVMDNRNADAQSQISDNSTLSRKGKPETGSLRRNPRSEKDEVGSPSRDDPRKNESNVSLNQSGTMGRSGKIPPRPPPKPKKKPTTEVNPNEPLFEDEGEDGTEV from the exons ATGGAGACTCGAACGCTTTACTACATAGTAGCCTTCAGCCTGGGGCTATCGTTAGTCAATGCAGATTTCACTGCAAACTGTCCACAAGAATGCAAATGTGTCTGGGCGAGCGGAAACAAACAAGCTGACTGTTCACACTCGAACTTCCATGACATACCCAAAACATTAAGCACAGAGATTCAGATACTAGACCTAACTAATAACGAACTATACGAAGTCACGAGGCACGCTTTTGAGGATGTCCGATTAATAAATCTAAagaaacttatattaaaagaatgTAAGTTAATAACGATACATAAAAATGGACTAAGCGGTCTCGCGATTATGATCGAACTAGACTTATCGAAAAACGACCTTAAAACGTTACACGCGGAAACTTTTAAGGAAACATCAAAAATAAGGTGGATCTTGCTCAATGATAATCAAATAGAGAAGTTAGAAAATGgcctatttaataatttaccgtTCCTGCAAAAAGTCGATTTGAGCAACAACCATCTAGTACAAATAGGCGTAAAGACATTTATGAATGTGCCAAAACTTAATATCTTACGATTAGATGGTAATAAATTAGAACACCTTAAAATAGATACCCTGAGCGCTTTAACGTCGTTATCTAACCTCGACGTTCACGATAATCCCTGGAAATGTGATTGCTACTTACAACCTTTCAGAAATTGGGTCATTAGCAAAAATTTCTACACGTCACCTATATCATGTAGCGAACCGGCCAAAGTAAATGGGAAATTATGGAAGGAGCTAGATTCTAGTGATTTTGCTTGCAGGCCAAGTATAATTTATCCTTCAACTAAAACAACGTTGCGTTCATCAGATACAAATGTAACTCTTTCTTGCCAAGTTGATGGTAATCCTTTACCGGAAGTGAATTGGGTGTTAAATGCTCAAATTATTGATGGCACATACAGATATCAaggtgaaattaaatattttgtaacgcAGAGTAATTCAGAAAATAGTAAATGGGTAAATCTAACTATATTCGATGCTGGCAGCTCTGATAATGGAGAATATTTGTGTGTAGCAAAAAATGCTGGTGGCGTTGAAGAAAGGAGTTTGACGTTGGCTATAGCTCACGCTCCCCCTGGAATCGTTGCCCCTCCAGGAATGGACAACAATATGTTACCGGTTTTAATTGGAATATCCTGCACGGCAGCCATATTgctaataattttagtaatactCTGTTATTATTGCTGTCGGAGACGTGGTTCGGAGAAAAAGAAAGATAACGTTAATGGAGAGGCTCTGATTGAAGGGTCGGTTATACCAGAAATGGAGAAAAGTCTGATCACCGCCGTTAATCCAGTCACAAAGCCACCTAGAAGATACGACGCTCCTTTATCGATCACCAGCACTACTGAAATGTCGGAACTAAATAAGACATTACTTGATAATGATTCTGTTTTTG ctCACAATGATGACGAAAAGAGATCGCTAGACTTTGATCAGCATACAAAAAGATCACAAGACGCTCTGAACGTAGAGTATGGTCGTACGGACGGGCGTGCGTATCCGCCAGACCTTTTATCTTTCCCAGCGAGAGCTGCTCAAATTTCTCCTGCAGCCAGCAATGCATCAACAGTTCCAGATACAAGCAGACTACAAATAAACCCAGTTAGCCCAATCCACTCCCCTATTTACGGTATGACCACCAATCAAAATCTCTTCAGAACTTTACCGTATTCGCGATCACAATCACCCTTTACAGCACCAATTACACCACCGGTAGTAACACCAAGGCAAGGATACGTTACAATACCAAGAAGACCTAGGGTACCATCATGGTCTAGCACAGCCAGTACACAAATACTGCCTAGCGCCGAAGCACAAGAACCACTTTATGATAATTTGGGCTTAAGGACAACTGCAGACGGAAGTTCTGTTCTTTCATTAAATAAAGCTGGATTAGAACAACAATTTTCACCGATGAGAAATAGACCTCTTCCAGCAACACCTACTGTGTACCCTAATCCACATCCTCCAGTTTACTACGCACCTATAGAAGAACAAGAACCTGCTCCTTCGCCTGTACCACCTCCATTTACTCCCACTCGAAACAGCATCAGTTCTCAATTATCCAATCAACTCTCCACGCCAGGTCCACAAGAACCGGTGAACCAAAGAATGAGTTGGACAGCAAAAAACACATCAACCCCACAAACTGAGCCTAGAAAGCAGTTAGTCAACGTCATGGATAATAGGAACGCGGACGCTCAGTCGCAAATTTCCGACAACAGTACACTTAGTCGCAAAGGTAAACCAGAAACAGGTTCGCTAAGAAGAAATCCAAGATCGGAAAAAGATGAGGTAGGCTCTCCATCTAGAGATGACCCAAGAAAGAACGAGAGCAATGTATCATTGAATCAATCCGGCACTATGGGAAGAAGTGGTAAAATTCCTCCTAGACCACCGCCAAAGCCTAAAAAGAAACCTACCACCGAAGTGAACCCGAACGAACCCCTCTTCGAAGATGAAGGCGAAGATGGCACAGAAGTGTAG